A section of the Triticum dicoccoides isolate Atlit2015 ecotype Zavitan chromosome 7A, WEW_v2.0, whole genome shotgun sequence genome encodes:
- the LOC119330272 gene encoding pentatricopeptide repeat-containing protein 10, chloroplastic-like, with protein MEATGRGVFPNKPTLPPGPKKRAPPSQQTLLPASPPPQAPSSLPLDSFLLHLTAAPAPAPSPVPRRTHQQAPHHQHHHPTPTPSSSFLSPAAQALVLELSATPLPALPAFLASRRDDLLRAADLPSLLKALELSGHWEWALALLRWARAEGAAEGAAPLEMVVRALGREGRHDAVCALLDEMPLPPGARLDVRAYTTVLHALSREGRYDRALRLFDELRREGVAPTRVTYNVVLDVYGRMGRSWPRVVALLDEMRAAGVEPDGFTASTVIAAAGRDGLVDEAVAFFEDLKARGHTPCVVTYNALLQVFGKAGNYTEALRVIKEMEDAGCKPDAVTYNELAGSYARAGFYQEAAKCLDTMIGKGLLPNTFTYNTIMTAYGNAGKVDEALALFDRMKKNGFVPYTNTYNLVLGMLGKKSRFPAMLEMLGEMSRSGCTPNRVTWNTLLAVCGKRGMESYVTRVLEGMKSCRVELCRDTYNTLICAYGRCGSRANAFKMYDEMTAAGFAPCLTTYNALLNVLSRQGDWTAACSIVSKMKSEGFKPNDMSYSLLLQCHAKGGNAAGIEAIEREVYQGTIFPSWVILRTLVIANFKCRRLDGIERAFQEVKARGHKPDLVILNSMLSIYAKNGMYSKAMEMFESIEQSGLSPDLITYNSLMDMYAKSNEPWEAEKILKRLRTSQSQQQQQLKPDVVSYNTVINGFCKEGLIKEAQRVLSDMIADGVAPCVITYHTLVGGYASREMFAEAREVVGYMIQRKLRPMELTYKRVVDSYCRAKRYEEAHGFLAVVAETDPKSDQKLLGTLAARIESAQFGR; from the coding sequence ATGGAGGCCACCGGCCGCGGGGTGTTCCCGAACAAGCCCACCCTCCCGCCGGGCCCCAAGAAGCGGGCGCCCCCGTCCCAGCAGACGCTCCTCCCGGCCTCCCCGCCGCCGCAGGCCCCCTCCTCGCTCCCGCTCGACTCCTTCCTCCTCCACCTCACCGCCGCGCCGGCCCCGGCCCCGTCCCCCGTCCCGCGCCGGACCCACCAGCAGGCGCCgcaccaccaacaccaccacccgacCCCGACCCCGTCGAGCTCCTTCCTCTCCCCGGCCGCGCAGGCGCTGGTGCTCGAGCTCTCCGCCACGCCGCTCCCGGCCCTCCCGGCCTTCCTCGCCTCACGCCGCGACGACCTCCTCCGCGCCGCCGACCTGCCGTCCCTCCTCAAGGCGCTCGAGCTCTCCGGCCACTGGGAGTGGGCGCTGGCGCTCCTCCGCTGGGCGCGCGCCGAGGGGGCCGCCGAGGGCGCCGCGCCGCTCGAGATGGTCGTGCGGGCCCTCGGCCGCGAGGGCCGCCACGACGCCGTCTGCGCgctgctcgacgaaatgccgcTCCCGCCCGGCGCCCGGCTCGACGTCCGCGCCtacaccaccgtgctccacgcgCTCTCCCGCGAGGGCCGCTACGACCGCGCGCTCCGGCTCTTCGACGAGCTCCGGCGCGAGGGCGTGGCGCCCACCCGCGTCACCTACAACGTCGTGCTCGACGTCTACGGCCGCATGGGCCGCTCCTGGCCGCGCGTCGTCGCGCTGCTCGACGAGATGAGGGCCGCGGGGGTCGAGCCCGACGGGTTCACCGCCAGCACCGTCATCGCCGCCGCGGGCCGGGACGGCCTCGTCGACGAGGCCGTCGCCTTCTTCGAGGACCTCAAGGCCCGCGGCCACACCCCGTGCGTCGTCACCTACAATGCCCTCCTGCAGGTCTTTGGCAAGGCCGGGAACTACACGGAGGCTCTGCGAGTGATCAAGGAGATGGAAGACGCCGGCTGCAAGCCTGATGCCGTCACCTACAATGAGCTTGCTGGGTCATATGCCAGGGCTGGATTCTACCAGGAGGCTGCCAAATGTCTCGACACGATGATCGGCAAGGGGTTGCTGCCCAACACGTTCACCTACAACACCATAATGACGGCGTACGGGAATGCCGGGAAGGTGGACGAGGCGCTCGCCCTGTTCGACCGGATGAAGAAGAATGGGTTCGTCCCATACACAAACACCTACAATCTTGTCCTCGGCATGCTGGGGAAGAAATCAAGGTTCCCGGCGATGCTAGAGATGCTCGGGGAGATGTCGAGGAGCGGATGCACGCCGAACCGGGTGACATGGAACACGCTGCTGGCGGTCTGCGGGAAGCGAGGCATGGAGAGCTATGTCACTCGGGTGCTCGAGGGGATGAAGTCCTGCAGGGTTGAGCTGTGCCGAGACACCTACAACACACTGATATGTGCTTATGGCCGGTGTGGTTCAAGGGCCAACGCATTCAAGATGTATGATGAAATGACCGCCGCCGGCTTCGCCCCTTGCCTCACCACATACAATGCGTTGCTGAACGTGCTGTCTCGCCAAGGGGATTGGACCGCTGCGTGTTCCATCGTAAGCAAGATGAAGAGCGAGGGTTTCAAGCCAAACGACATGTCATACTCGCTGCTGCTCCAGTGCCACGCAAAGGGGGGCAATGCCGCGGGGATCGAGGCCATCGAGAGGGAAGTCTACCAAGGTACCATCTTCCCGAGCTGGGTCATCTTGAGAACACTTGTGATCGCCAACTTCAAGTGTCGGCGGCTGGATGGGATCGAGAGGGCGTTCCAGGAGGTGAAGGCCCGGGGCCACAAGCCGGACCTCGTCATCCTCAACTCCATGTTGTCAATATATGCGAAGAACGGAATGTACAGCAAGGCGATGGAGATGTTTGAGTCGATCGAGCAGTCCGGGCTGAGCCCGGACCTGATCACCTACAACAGCCTGATGGACATGTATGCCAAGAGCAACGAGCCCTGGGAGGCCGAGAAGATCCTGAAGCGGCTCAGGACCTCCCAgtcccagcagcagcagcagctcaaacCCGACGTGGTGTCTTACAACACGGTCATCAACGGGTTCTGCAAGGAGGGGCTGATCAAGGAGGCCCAGAGGGTGCTGTCGGACATGATCGCCGACGGCGTGGCCCCCTGCGTGATCACCTACCACACGCTGGTCGGAGGGTACGCGAGCCGGGAGATGTTCGCGGAGGCGAGGGAGGTGGTTGGGTACATGATCCAGCGCAAGCTGAGGCCCATGGAGCTGACCTACAAGCGGGTGGTGGACAGCTACTGCAGAGCCAAGCGGTACGAGGAGGCCCACGGCTTCCTCGCCGTGGTCGCGGAGACCGACCCGAAATCCGACCAGAAGCTGCTGGGCACGCTCGCCGCCCGCATAGAGAGCGCCCAGTTCGGGAGATGA
- the LOC119333922 gene encoding uncharacterized protein LOC119333922, which translates to MAAPEAIRCRAIAWKALGHSSQLETARRGRGRNGRVGVEYLCMSPARWRGWLAGLVSGAGRLLASVLGPSPSSSPRGSGPAASGGSAASSPTSLRHPRARGEGLHGGAGADFDDSVRVPSKNNQLNQSEETDLKGYTQGSLAIVSEIEPKDAIMQLLMQETYSRSECSTLIKIIQERVVDPDSGGIADGEIALPISWKADNQPTLGYSSFSPNVSLPSTSNFRIHGHGFDNSAAADTVPMLTPANRSLFNDKADNIQPAFKRRYSVVWDIPEDLRRVRTKADGNPIHITKFKKVDVVRNRPVFSGEGNKLLSDVPLLGANNLAHSNIVSKVERANEKLDVPSKPPAVPNKDLKNGFPLKLEPLDGLSSFEQKMMDLSHQKHKDAAYDDSDSVSKLMFMGDIEATPSLQLQNGSKNRRRKQSNSPRTTPRAADSPAMGTRRRLGDATVKAEVNLLEQTTPITMDKQDPDCVPERRPAGRLRKAK; encoded by the exons cGGCTGGCTAGCGGGCCTCGTCTCCGGCGCCGGCCGGCTCCTCGCCTCCGTGctcggcccctccccctcctcctccccgcgcggctCCGGCCCCGCCGCGTCGGGCgggtccgccgcctcctccccgacctCGCTCCGGCATCCCCGCGCGCGCGGCGAGGGCCTCCACGGCGGCGCCGGCGCTG ATTTTGATGATTCTGTGCGTGTCCCATCGAAAAACAATCAGTTAAACCAG AGTGAGGAGACTGACCTGAAAGGCTATACGCAGGGATCCCTAGCAATTGTCTCAGAAATTGAGCCGAAAGATGCCATAATGCAGTTGCTTATGCAGGAAACCTACTCAAG GTCTGAGTGCAGTACACTAATAAAGATAATTCAAGAGCGGGTTGTGGATCCAGATTCAGGTGGAATTGCTGATGGTGAGATTGCTCTTCCGATCAGTTGGAAGGCTGACAACCAACCAACCCTTGGATATTCTTCATTTAGTCCAAATGTGTCCTTGCCTTCAACATCAAACTTTCGAATCCATGGCCATGGTTTTGATAATAGTGCTGCTGCCGACACAGTTCCAATGTTAACTCCTGCCAATCGTAGCCTTTTCAACGATAAAGCTGACAATATTCAGCCT GCTTTCAAACGAAGGTACTCTGTTGTGTGGGATATTCCCGAGGACCTTCGAAGAGTCAGGACAAAGGCTGATGGAAATCCGATACACATCACAAAATTTAAGAAAGTTGATGTTGTTAGAAATCGTCCAG TTTTTTCAGGAGAAGGCAATAAACTGTTGTCAGATGTTCCCCTTCTTGGGGCAAACAACTTAGCGCATTCTAACATTGTCTCGAAAGTTGAAAGAGCTAATGAAAAATTGGATGTCCCTAGCAAACCTCCGGCAGTGCCAAATAAG GATCTGAAGAACGGCTTTCCTTTGAAGTTGGAACCTTTGGATGGTCTTAGTTCGTTTGAGCAGAAGATGATGGACTTGTCACACCAAAAGCATAAGG ATGCTGCATATGATGACTCAGATTCTGTCTCAAAATTAATGTTCATGGGGGATATTGAGGCCACACCTAG CTTGCAGCTACAAAACGGCTCCAAGAACCGCAGAAGAAAGCAATCCAACTCTCCGAGGACCACTCCGAGAGCCGCAGATTCGCCTGCCATGGGCACACGCCGCAGACTCGGCGACGCCACGGTCAAAGCAGAGGTCAACCTGCTAGAGCAAACCACGCCGATAACGATGGACAAGCAAGATCCAGACTGTGTCCCAGAGAGGAGGCCTGCTGGGAGGCTGAGGAAGGCCAAGTGA